The Ricinus communis isolate WT05 ecotype wild-type chromosome 8, ASM1957865v1, whole genome shotgun sequence sequence CAGACAatcaaccttttttttttttggtccTTTTTTCCTTGGTTATGCTTTAGggatatgaaaaagattttatggTTTGACACATGATATGCAAACAATGGTAAATTTCTCATGGTAAATCATTACAAGAGTGATTGTTGCATAATCTTCTAAGTCCGTGGCAAATTCCAATGCAACAATATCATCAGAAGAATCTTTAACTTCCAAAAAGGCCAcacctttatttattttaaataaagcaataaataaaacgttgaaataaattaaatattctaattattaCACTCGGCCAGAACCACCATGACATACATCATGTGCAGGGTATAAATGTTTTCCACAAACTAGCCTGCCAAACATGGAACTGCTTATGCCTTCcaaaagaactaataactgGAAGGTAAAGGAGCAATGCTCAAGATGGTAGGAAGCTTCAACAGCTCCCCCTACAATATTCATAACAATCACTTCTGATCATGTTCAAATGAATAAATCAACACAAAGTCCATACCTATACACATTGAGCACCATTATCTTCAATCCCAATCACGGTTTAGTTCAATGCATCATTCCTCTTCATCATCAACCAATGCAAATGAAAAGGGATGGAATTTATAACCATCTCCCTCGTAGAATTTGTTTTGGAATTCCACCCAATGAAGACGCAAAGCATGGAGGAAGGCACTGAGAGTTTCCATCACCAGCAACACACCAACAGTTGCAAAAATAAAGACGATGATGCCGACAATGAGGATGATTACATTGTTGAACCTGCAGGATGTGGAAACCAGTGTCATAATCATCATTGTTTATACACGTGTATTTATGTTTCTTATATCCACTTGACTGCTAAGTTGCACACTAGAATAATCGCTTGCAATACAACATATTTTTAGCAGAAAATAGTTCAATAATGAGTGGCATGAATGCCATAGCCAGGATTGTCTAGGATAATTTCAAACGCATATCTTAACATATAATGACAGGCAAATCTATGCAAGTAGAGCTATATAACAATGGTGAATTCAAAACTATAAAATGAAAGAACTGATTTTTTACTCGACCATGTTATAAATATCAGATGGAGACTGTAACATACCCCCAAGCAAGGAGAAGAACCTTCTCATAGAATACACTTGACAACTCTGAGTGGGCAAGActgcagaaagaaagaagcaaGATAGAGCATACAGTTAGCACTCTGTGAAAAAGCAGATGCATATGCTAATAGAAAACGAAAAGTCGACGGGAAGTGATCTCTCCACAATCAGCACCCTTCTAACAAGTAATATACAAAAATGGAGATGGTCTCCTTATGGCTTTTACGAAGAGAATACAGCAAGTTGGCATGTATGCACAAAATGCCTGATCGTATAGCAACAGTTGTCAACGGATTGTTGCATATCTACAAACAATGTCACTAATCCAGCATAAGACAAGTCTCAATAATGCAACAAACAAAATTGAACTGATCTCATCTGGGCTCAATGATTCGTCTATGATTAATGCAGGCTGATGTGTAACTTCCATTTTCTAGTACATACCTGAGTGCCCACAAACGCAGGTAAGAAGCTGTGTTCGAGACTGCTCCAAGTACAAACTCAATGGTATGTATCAACTGATGTACGAACACTTCGCTGAATTCAAACTCCTCATGACCATGGGAATCATGGTTCACCTCCACCTGAAGGGACTCTTCAGTGCTCTGAAGTGGTGTATATAATTGGCCTTGGTGCCTCTGAAAAACAAGACCATCAGCAGCAATGGAAAGAGAACCAAACTATAGCATGCTTAAATATATGAAGTAATACTAGACAACCGGACAACTACAGCTTACATCTTGGTGTTGCTTCTTCAGAAGCAAAGGCTTTGGAAGCAGCATCCATGGTACAGAAACAAGAGCCAGTAATAATAGAACAAGCTGAAAACAAAGTCAGGAGAGAAAGTTATAATTGTCGCATCTCATAATGGACGCATATGGAAATAAAGTGTGAAAGGAACTGAATAGATAGAACCAACCTGAGCTGTTTTTTGCCCAGGAAAAAGTTGGTTTTCCTCCAACTCATCTGTTGGACTCAAGAACATGTATATCATTACATGGTATAAATCAGCTTGTGAACCAGTAGACCACTTTAGAATTATAAGGAGTGATAAATAGCCAAACAAGctgtttaaaaatatcatttggGGAATGAATTGAAACCTGaaaaaatgcaagaaaatttCAGTAACACCACAAATCATTACACCACTATCATGACTCCAGGAAAAGAACTTGAAAGATGATGAAGCAACTAATTTCCATGTTATCAAACTCACCAGGTATTCAAgctatttctaaaatataatgcATTGAAGTAACTCAGTATAATTCCAAGATTCATTTGAGCAACTCCAATAAGGATTGACATTTTCATCTTCAAAGAGTTGAGAAATGGAAGCTCGCTACGAGTGCCGTGCCATACAGGATCCACACCAAATGGATAAGTAGGGCCCACCTTAATCAACCCATCCGTAGTAGCATCCCTGGGAAGATTCACGAAATGGCATTTAAATTAAAGATCATAAATGAAACTATACAATATATCAAAGGCTTAAGCCCAATACCTGCAAGAAAGGTCACGGCATGCATATGCTGAGCGTCCAAATAGCTCAAAGGGGACTGAGAAGAATTCGTTGTAGATTAGACCAGTGTAAATTGAGAAGAGGGCCATCAACAAGATAACATATCGACCCCCAAAGGTCATTTCAGTGATATCCCCAAGTTTCTGTAGTTCATAAGAATATTGTTCAATTAGATTCTGATTATAGAATGAACTATTGAATTGTTCTTGATATAAACACCACTCAGTAGTAAGACAAAGAATTAACCTCATTTTCCATAACATCCTAAAACAAACTGATAAAAGGTGAAAGAATATTTGAAATTTGGTGAGCTCAATGTTACATAACAATAATAATCAAACTAAACATGAAATACATAAATTGCCTGGCTGGTGAAAACGAGGCACAAAGAGCTCACCTGGCTGGAAAGTTTCTTTTCCCTGATTATAAAGACTAAAGTTGCAAGTAACAAGCATATTCCATGTCCCCAATCACCAAACATGacagcaaaaagaaaagggaatgTAACGATTGTGAATACACCAGGATTTGCTTCTTGATACTTGGCCACCCTGCAATCAGATGAATGAAACGGCATCTCATttccattaataaaattgcaCTTGGCACATgtatcaaacaaaaagaatcatttatGGACAAACGGCACACACATGCATTCATGTTCAGAAAAACTTGTCTACAGGTGAAATCAAATCATATGATGCAAAGAACTCATAGCAGTAACTTGCTGGGTTACATCGCAGGTAAATGAAACTTTGGCCAccaactattattattaccaGTTTACCATAATTACATGATGTTTATTGTAAAAACTAAGAATATGGCGTCATTAAATTGGACAGATGCCATATTTCTATTTTGGAAGACCTGCTAGTAACCAATGTTCATGTATACAATGTTACTCTTCTCTTTAAATTGAACAGCATGATGTATCAATGTCACATGATCAGAGGACAACTAGGAGGCTAGATATGCTGGCTCAAAAAGATTTATCACATTACTATATTACCAAATTACTTAGGTTTACAATCCATCTTCATTAACCAAAATGATTAGCAAGACTTAGACCAAAACTCACCCATATGAATCAACAATTTCTTGAAATGCAGAGGTAAACTTATTTGTGCGGAAGTATGTAGGTGGTGACTCCTTTGCGTGCAACACCTGAAAAATGGCCCCAACCTGTGAGTTGGAATCAAATGCAGCTCGATGCAATGCTTCCTGGATCTGCACATATCAAGTTCAAAATTTGTTCATCTGTAACCCCAAGAAATAATTTCACGGATGTGTTAGTTGAAATATGCATAGGACCcatcttaaattaaaagatttacctgCTTTGAGGCAAAAACAGGACTCCATGCCTCAGCAACAAGACACTTTTTTGTCACATCAAGACTAAGCATGTTTAGAGTGTGGTATACGGATTTCTCCTTCCTTACCTTCACAAGTTCAGAGTAGCATTAGCGACTGTATGCAATCCAAACAAAGCAAAAAAAGCTTCTTATATGATTATCAACAAATATCTAAAAGATGTTACACAACAATATATAGGAGCAAAATTATCTTCACAGACCCCTTAGCGGTGTTTACGTCCTGCCTTATTAATAACGGAAAATAATCACAATGAATAACAGATGTTGTTCAGATGAATCTGACTGTCtgtctctttcttcttctgcatcttctttctttataattattattattattattattattttttaaacagGTCGGACTGGGGGAAGGGGTCGGGGTTATAATTGGAGTTGGTCCATTGGGCCTCATCTTCATTTGGATCAACCAATCTTGTTTCTCTTTATGTTCCACCTCTAATTTCTGAAGATGCTACCagtttaaaataaacttataaaGTAACAGAATAAGGATCCTAGTATCCCAAAATCCAATTTAGGACCCAAAAAGTAAAGTTGATTATGATGGCAAGCTTCAGATCAATATTGAACTAAATGctgattaatttaaattcagAAATACAATTGCTTTTACAATGACCAAGATGGATTGtttaactttataataaattaattttatttttttccttattattaaaagagaGAGAACATACTGCCAACTTCATCGCTATAAGACACAATCGTAAATTGATGTTACAAAATACTTAGTatgagtgagagagagagagagagagaataaagaacatgAATCAAGCATCTGTGACTGGTAAGTAACAAAGCATGCGGTCATGATGGGCCAAGAATATATCAAAACTATGCAAGGATgcagaaaaaaagaaggggTAGTTTGTTCTCCAATTATTGCATGTATGTATATGTGGTGTATAAATATGAACATACCATAGAATTCCACTGCACAAATTGATCGGCAATAGTCCGCAACAAATTGCTCCTGTGAAGTAATCCTGCATCTATGGTAGTCTTCAATTCTGAGAGTCTTCCAGAGACCTGAAGATGGAAGTAATAATGCatcaccaaataaaaaaggTTAGGAAATATGTTGAAACTTCAGTCGCATAGACAAAGATAACCATGCACAAAACAAGAAACATTTCCTTGAAGTGTGAAAAATTGAAGTTTCAGATATTTATATGAAGATACAGCTCTcagaaattaatttctaattttaaaaagaatatcacAAAGGATGAACAATAACATACCTCAGTAATCATCTGATTTTGCTTGCCAAGATCCTCAGTGAAAGGATAACGATTTGCCCCAAAAGCTTCACATATTTtgagtatttttgttttagCTTTTTCTCCAGAAAAGAAGACAACAAATACGTTTTTCTCAATCTGTACATTGACATTCAGAAGTCAGAAAAAGATATGGAAGTGTGGGACATACAAATagctaaattgaaaaaaagaaactctgCAAGAAGCCCATGACAACAAAATAGTGAATGCAAATGAACTTTCAATAATCACACAACTATGAGAAGTATCAAGCAGCCTTACACTAAGACTAGAAATCTCtattcaaatcaataaaacaCTGATCACTGGGTTCAAATAATAGTATATAAAGGCAAAAACATGGCCCTAACAGAAACTCAGACTTGTATGCCACATAAGTCAAAAAGTGGTTTTTGTTCAAGAGTCAAATCTTATTGGAACTGTCAAAGGCTTTCTACATCTGCATCGTTAAAAACAATGATTCTTTATCATAAAGCACCTTCATGAAAGTCAAAGTATGCCTGTATTTCTTAGTCACAAATGTTGTCATTATAATAGCAAAACGATAGCCTTCCCCTGCCTTTCCTTCCCACGGAATCAACTTAAAATAAAGGCGACTACCTAGATGGCAAATAACTAGGGCCATACAGAAAGCTCACATTATTTAACAGGCTAACTAGAAAttcttcaagaaaaaaaaaataaacagaagtaataatttatcaattagcaAAAACAATGGCCAAAACTAACCTTCTCCCCTGAAACAGGATCGATAACAGGTTCCTCAACAGCAGCCTGCCTGAGAAATACATTGCCCCTGGTAGCACGGAATATAATCCTCTCAAATGCTATAGACTTGTCTTTGGGAACAAGACCAGTGAGAAACCCCAACTTTACTTGCTTTGATGAGTCAGTTGATATTTCCTATTCAAAATGCTATTAGTAAAACTGGGACACAAAGACAGGTAGAAcaccaaaaatttaaaaatattcatactTGATCTCCTAACAAAGGAGTCTCTAGTGATTCTTCACCAACTTGACCTGATTCCAGTTCCCTCTGCTGAGAGGTTGCACTGCTTAATgctgaagaaaaaaattcaccagcctaaaaaaaaaagaaaattaggattttgattgatttcatataaaaccaacacaaaattaatactaaaataccCATCTAAAAAGAATGAACATGAAGAGAAACGCATTCgctataacattaaaattcagaTGATCAATCTCTAAGAGAAAACTACGTAATTAAGGTAACGTGTGGAGTACAAAGTCCTGAAGGCATACTGAGGT is a genomic window containing:
- the LOC8284342 gene encoding V-type proton ATPase subunit a3, encoding MGCCPPMDLFRSEAMQLVQLIIPIESAHLTVSYLGDLGLLQFKDLNSEKSPFQRTYAAQLKKCGEMARKLRFFKDQMEKAGVFPSSKSTTRNDINMDGLDIKLGELEAELVEMNANNDKLQRTYNELIEYKLVLHKAGEFFSSALSSATSQQRELESGQVGEESLETPLLGDQEISTDSSKQVKLGFLTGLVPKDKSIAFERIIFRATRGNVFLRQAAVEEPVIDPVSGEKIEKNVFVVFFSGEKAKTKILKICEAFGANRYPFTEDLGKQNQMITEVSGRLSELKTTIDAGLLHRSNLLRTIADQFVQWNSMVRKEKSVYHTLNMLSLDVTKKCLVAEAWSPVFASKQIQEALHRAAFDSNSQVGAIFQVLHAKESPPTYFRTNKFTSAFQEIVDSYGVAKYQEANPGVFTIVTFPFLFAVMFGDWGHGICLLLATLVFIIREKKLSSQKLGDITEMTFGGRYVILLMALFSIYTGLIYNEFFSVPFELFGRSAYACRDLSCRDATTDGLIKVGPTYPFGVDPVWHGTRSELPFLNSLKMKMSILIGVAQMNLGIILSYFNALYFRNSLNTWFQFIPQMIFLNSLFGYLSLLIILKWSTGSQADLYHVMIYMFLSPTDELEENQLFPGQKTAQLVLLLLALVSVPWMLLPKPLLLKKQHQDRHQGQLYTPLQSTEESLQVEVNHDSHGHEEFEFSEVFVHQLIHTIEFVLGAVSNTASYLRLWALSLAHSELSSVFYEKVLLLAWGFNNVIILIVGIIVFIFATVGVLLVMETLSAFLHALRLHWVEFQNKFYEGDGYKFHPFSFALVDDEEE